TCCTCCAGATTTTCCACAAGTATAGCGGTAATTATGGGATTTCTATTATAGTCCTTACTGCTGTTATCAAGATCATCTTTGTACCGCTCACATACAAGAGCATGAAGTCTATGAAAGACATGCAAAAGCTTCAGCCTGAACTCCAGAAATTACAGAAGAAATACAAGGATGACAGGGCTGAGCTTAATAAGGCAATGATGGAGATGTATAAAACCCACAAGGTCAATCCTCTTGGTGGGTGTCTTCCTATGTTGCTGCAATTGCCGGTCTTTATAGGACTGTATAATCTGCTTGCAAGCTCAATAGAGCTGAGACAATCTCCTCTATTCTTATGGGTTAAGGACCTTTCTTTAAAAGACCCTTACTATGTACTCCCTATCATAATGGGGATAAGCATGCTTCTGCAGCAGAAGATGAGTCCTACTACTGTTGATCCGACGCAGGCAAAGATTATGCTTATAATGCCTGTTATCTTTACCTTCTTCTTCCTGAACTTCCCCTCAGGGCTGGTCCTTTACTGGCTTGTAAACAACCTCCTGACGGTTGGCCAGCAGGTCATTCAGAACAAATATTTTTCAGGCAAGTAGCGCCGGCCTTTAGTTCGATAGTTCGACAAGCTCACTACTCACTACAGGTGTGGCCGGCTTCATGTGGGGGATGAACCCCCACGCTACGGTAATTGGGGACACTTCCCCCACAGGTGGCGCGATGGGAAGTGTCCCCGTCAAAACGGAACAATTTTCTGCAATGCCGATTCGTATGCCTTGTAAGCCTCCGGCCCGAACAGAACAAAACGTACGATCTCAATCTCCGGATGAGATTTCACATATTCAATAACGGTCTTCAATGCAACCGGCGCTGCTTCGTCAAAGGGATAACCGTATGCGCCCGTGCTTAATGAGGGGAATGAAATGCTACCGATGTTATTGTCAGTTGCGCGCTGAAGGCTGTTTCGATAGGCGCTTGCAAGAAGTTCCGCTTCTCCTTTATTACCTCCATGATAAATTGGCCCTACCGTATGTATTACATATTTCGCCTTCAGTCGTCCGCCTGAAGTAATCACGGCGCTGCCCGTGGGGCATCCTCCGATCTTCCTGCACTCTTCCATAACCTGCGGTCCGCCTGCCCTGTGAATAGCGCCATCAACACCACCACCACCCCGGAGACCTGAATTCGCAGCATTAACAATTGCCTCAGTCTCCTCTTTCGTAATATCACCTTCGACTAATTCTATAATGGAGTTATTTACTTTTACTTTCATAAGTACCTCCTTTTGAATGTATAGTCGTTGTCCCTGTTAATAAATTTATGATATGATACACCGTTGAAAAATGCAAAAAGAACGGGAAAGGATAGACTGTTTTAAATGCAGGCACTTCTATATCACATGGGAGCAGGATTTTCCAAGGGGTTGCAAGGCGATGGGATTTAAGACGAGGGAGATGCCCTCTGATGTTGTTTTTCAGTCGTCAGGTATGGAGTGTATGAGGTTTGAAGGCAAGGAGACCCCGGAAGGATCTCGTAATTAAATATGGTGTCCCAGGAATTCTGTATTATACTGATTACTGCAGGCTCTGTTGAAGAGGGTGAAAGGATAGCCGGTTCACTGGTGGACAATCACCTTGTGGCCTGTGTGAATGTTGTGCCTTCAGTTACATCTTTCTTTTTCTGGGAGGGAAAGAGTGACAGGCAGTCAGAGGTACTCCTCATTGCAAAGAGCAGGAAGTCCCTTCTGAATAACATAATAGATCATGTAAAGAAAATTCATAGTTACACGGTACCGGAGGTCATAGCCCTCCCCATAATTGGCGGTCCTGAAGATTATCTTAAATGGGTAGAAGAAACCACTTCTTAGAAATATACAACGTGCTCCTTAAACACTTTGGCCCTCAGCACTGGTGGCCTGGTGAAACACCCTTTGAGGTCATAATCGGGGCAATCCTGACACAGAACACCTCCTGGGATAATGTTGAAAAGGCGATTCTATCACTTAAGGCATCCGGGAACTTAACTCCGCATGGACTATATAAACTCCAATTAGACAAACTTGCACTCCTAATCAGGTCATCGGGTTATTTTAATATCAAGGCAAAACGCCTTAAAAACTTCCTTTCTTTCCTCTTTAATGATTATGAGGGTGATTTAGGCCGTTTATTGAAGGAGGATGGCAAAATATTGCGGCACAAGCTTCTTAGTGTAAATGGTATTGGACATGAGACTGCTGATTCAATACTGTTGTATGCTGCAGAATACCCCGCTTTTGTAGTAGATGCGTATACAAAAAGAATATTCTCAAGACATGGTTATGTAACTTCCGATGCAACTTACCATCAAATTCAGGAACTGTTTGCAGCAGCCCTTCCGGTAGGTACTCAATTATACAATGAGTATCATGCCCTGATAGTCAGGGTCGGCAAAGAGCTGTGCAGGAAAACGCCCCGCTGTAATGAATGCCCTATTGAGTATGATTTGCATAAGAAGGGCAAAAATGCTATAAGATAAAAGATGTTTGACTTCTTTAAAAAGATAATAGGCACGAAAAATGAGCGGGAAATAAAGCGTCTTGATGAGATCGTAGACCGGATAAACTCCCTTGAGCAGTCAATCTCTTCTATCACTGACAGCGCCTTAAAACAGAAAACAGATGAGCTTCGCTCTGCTTTGTCAGCAGGAAAGACGCTTGACGAAATCCTGCCTGAGGCATTTGCCGTAGTTCGTGAAGCATCCAAAAGGACTATTGGTTTGCGCCACTATGACGTCCAGCTTATAGGCGGAATGATCCTGCATGAAGGCAAAATTGCCGAGATGAAGACCGGCGAAGGCAAGACCCTTGTGGCAACATTGCCTGTATATCTTAATGCACTGACAGGACGTGGAGTTCATGTTGTAACAGTTAACGATTATCTGGCAAGACGTGACAGCCAGTGGATGGGGCAGATATATAAATTCCTGGGACTTACGGTTGGGGTTATTCTTCACGGTTTGAACGACAGGGAACGGCAGGTGTCGTATGCAAGTGATGTTGTATACGGAACGAATAATGAGTTTGGTTTTGACTATCTCAGGGATAATATGAAGTTTGACGCAGCAACGTTTGTCCAGAGGGAGCTTAATTATGCCATAGTGGATGAGGTGGACAGCATCCTTATTGATGAGGCAAGGACACCGCTTATTATTTCAGGCGCTACTGAAGAATCAACTGACAAGTATTATAAGATAAACAAGATTATCCCTAATCTGAAAAAGGAAGTTGATTATACCATTGAAGAGAAGACGCGCACAGTTGCATTAACAGAAGATGGAAATGCGCAAGTGGAGAAGCTTCTTGGACTGAAAAACCTTTATGATATATCTAACATGGACCTGGTTCATCATGTGGTTATGGCCCTTAAGGCGCACGTCATCTTCAAGCGTGATGTGGATTATGTCGTAAAAGACGGCGAAGTTCTTATTGTTGATGAATTTACCGGCAGATTGATGCCTGGACGCCGTTATAGCGACGGCCTGCATCAGGCATTAGAGGCAAAGGAAAATGTAACTATTGCACAGGAAAACCAGACCCTTGCCTCCATTACATTCCAGAACTATTTCAGGCTGTATAATAAATTAGCCGGTATGACCGGCACTGCGGACACAGAGGCTGCAGAATTTCAGAGCATTTATAATTTAGAGGTCGTTGTGATACCTCCAAACAAGCCTATGATCCGTGCTGATCAGGCTGACCAGGTCTATAAGACTGAACGTGAAAAATTTAATGCAGTAGTGAGCGAGATTGCAGAAAAGAATAAAAAAGGGCAACCCGTATTGGTCGGAACCGTTTCCATTGAAAACTCTGAAAAACTTTCGGAACTTCTTAAAAAGAAGGGGATTAAGCATACGGTTCTGAATGCCAAGTTTCATGAAATGGAGGCAGAAATAGTTGCGCAGGCAGGGAGAAAGGGTGCTGTAACAATAGCCACTAACATGGCCGGTCGCGGTACTGACATCCTGCTTGGCGGTAACCCAGAGTTTCTTGCGAAAAAAGTATTTGCCGGACAACCGGAGTTGCCTACTGAAGAATGTGACAAGATATTCAGAGGGCTTAAGGATGAATGTGACAAGGAGAAGGAGGATGTCCTGAAATCGGGCGGACTCCATATAATCGGCTCAGAGAGGCATGAGGCAAGACGTATAGATAACCAGCTTCGCGGAAGGTCAGGCAGACAGGGTGATCCGGGGTCTTCCCGCTTTTATCTGGCGCTGGAAGATGACCTGATGCGCATATTCGGGTCAGACAAGATTGCCGGACTGATGAACAGGCTTGGCATGGAAGAGGGGACACCGATAGAACACAGGATGGTTTCAAAGGCCATCGAAAATGCCCAGAAAAAGGTTGAAGCCCATAACTTTGACATAAGAAAACACCTCCTCGAGTATGATGATGTAATGAATCAGCAGAGGACGGTCATATATAGTCAGCGCAGACAGATCCTTCAGGGTGAAGGCCTTACTGATGTCATATTTGACATGATCGAAGACCTTGTTGATGAAAACTTGTCCCTATATTGTGGAAAAGATATTTATCCTGAAGAGTGGGATATAAAAGGTCTTAAGGAGGCACTGTCAAGACAATTCGCCCTTGAGATAAGTGACAACGATATTGACTTTCTCCACACCGCTGTAGAAGGACTGAAAGACATTTTATTGGAGAAGTTACGGAAGGAATATGCTGATAAAGAAGCTGGGTTTACCAGTGAGGTCATGAGGCAGGTAGAAAAGGTAGTCCTGCTTCAAGTAGTAGATACCCACTGGAAGGACCACCTCCTTTCTATGGATCATCTGAAGGAAGGGATTGGACTTAGGGGGTATGGACAAAAAGATCCCCTTATTGAGTATAAGCGTGAAGGCTTTGACATGTTTAATGATATGATTAACAGAGTCAAAGCAGATGCAGTGGAACGGGTATTCAAGATCCAGCTTGTCAGGCAGCCTGAACCTGTTCATCATCACCAGCAACACGATCACGCCGGGCAACACGAACACCATCAGGGCCAACAGACTCAGTCCGAACAACCCTCTCAGCTTCAGCAGACACAGGTGCGCCCGCCGGTGCTTAATCCTGTTCCGGTGATGAGGCCTCAAAGGATGCAGCTTAATCGCGGTATGCCGCCGCCTCAGGCAAGTCAGGCACATAAGGGTGATAAAGTAGGGAGAAATGATCCCTGTACCTGTGGAAGCGGGAAAAAATATAAGAAATGTCATGGTGCGTAGCCTAATAAAGTTAAAAAGTTCTGCCGATAGTTAGTTGCTCGTATATAACCAGGGGCAACATGAGAGACCTTAAACAGGAAAATCAAAAACTTCGACGCACCCTTAAACAGGTACAGAAAGAACTTGCCTTCTTTATTAATGTAGGAAGACTTTTTACCTCTACCCTTGAACTCACTAAAGTAACAGAAATTATTACAGAAAATGTTCAGAAAATAGTCCCTGCTGAGGCATGGTCTCTTTTATTGATGGACGAAAAAATGGACGAACTCTATTGTTCTGTTGCCAAAGGGGGCTACCTTCCAGGAGAGCTTAAAGATGTCAGGCTCAGCATAGGGGACGGTATAGCTGGAATTGTTGCAAAGCGGGGCAAACCCATGATTGTGCGGGATGTTCTAAGTCATAAAAATTGTAGTAAATACCTCAGGCAAATCAAGGGGATTGTACCAAAAGACGTCCTCTGCGTTCCAATTATCAGCAAGAAAAATACAATTGGGGTGCTGGAGCTTATAAACAGAAAAAATGGCAAGTCGTTTTCAAAGAGCGACCAGGACCTTATGATGAAATATGCTGACCAGGCATCCATGGCCATTGAACGTGCGTCCCTCTATAATAAGATGGCCAATCTTGCCATAACAGATGACCTGACGAAGTTATTTAACCTGAGATACCTTTACAGGGTACTCGACACAGAGGTTAAGCGGTGCAGAAGGTATCACTCTACATTCGCCATTATATTTTTAGACCTTGACTCCTT
This window of the Nitrospirota bacterium genome carries:
- a CDS encoding O-acetyl-ADP-ribose deacetylase, which gives rise to MKVKVNNSIIELVEGDITKEETEAIVNAANSGLRGGGGVDGAIHRAGGPQVMEECRKIGGCPTGSAVITSGGRLKAKYVIHTVGPIYHGGNKGEAELLASAYRNSLQRATDNNIGSISFPSLSTGAYGYPFDEAAPVALKTVIEYVKSHPEIEIVRFVLFGPEAYKAYESALQKIVPF
- a CDS encoding uracil-DNA glycosylase; this translates as MQKERERIDCFKCRHFYITWEQDFPRGCKAMGFKTREMPSDVVFQSSGMECMRFEGKETPEGSRN
- a CDS encoding divalent-cation tolerance protein CutA; the protein is MVSQEFCIILITAGSVEEGERIAGSLVDNHLVACVNVVPSVTSFFFWEGKSDRQSEVLLIAKSRKSLLNNIIDHVKKIHSYTVPEVIALPIIGGPEDYLKWVEETTS
- a CDS encoding endonuclease III domain-containing protein encodes the protein MGRRNHFLEIYNVLLKHFGPQHWWPGETPFEVIIGAILTQNTSWDNVEKAILSLKASGNLTPHGLYKLQLDKLALLIRSSGYFNIKAKRLKNFLSFLFNDYEGDLGRLLKEDGKILRHKLLSVNGIGHETADSILLYAAEYPAFVVDAYTKRIFSRHGYVTSDATYHQIQELFAAALPVGTQLYNEYHALIVRVGKELCRKTPRCNECPIEYDLHKKGKNAIR
- the secA gene encoding preprotein translocase subunit SecA; the encoded protein is MFDFFKKIIGTKNEREIKRLDEIVDRINSLEQSISSITDSALKQKTDELRSALSAGKTLDEILPEAFAVVREASKRTIGLRHYDVQLIGGMILHEGKIAEMKTGEGKTLVATLPVYLNALTGRGVHVVTVNDYLARRDSQWMGQIYKFLGLTVGVILHGLNDRERQVSYASDVVYGTNNEFGFDYLRDNMKFDAATFVQRELNYAIVDEVDSILIDEARTPLIISGATEESTDKYYKINKIIPNLKKEVDYTIEEKTRTVALTEDGNAQVEKLLGLKNLYDISNMDLVHHVVMALKAHVIFKRDVDYVVKDGEVLIVDEFTGRLMPGRRYSDGLHQALEAKENVTIAQENQTLASITFQNYFRLYNKLAGMTGTADTEAAEFQSIYNLEVVVIPPNKPMIRADQADQVYKTEREKFNAVVSEIAEKNKKGQPVLVGTVSIENSEKLSELLKKKGIKHTVLNAKFHEMEAEIVAQAGRKGAVTIATNMAGRGTDILLGGNPEFLAKKVFAGQPELPTEECDKIFRGLKDECDKEKEDVLKSGGLHIIGSERHEARRIDNQLRGRSGRQGDPGSSRFYLALEDDLMRIFGSDKIAGLMNRLGMEEGTPIEHRMVSKAIENAQKKVEAHNFDIRKHLLEYDDVMNQQRTVIYSQRRQILQGEGLTDVIFDMIEDLVDENLSLYCGKDIYPEEWDIKGLKEALSRQFALEISDNDIDFLHTAVEGLKDILLEKLRKEYADKEAGFTSEVMRQVEKVVLLQVVDTHWKDHLLSMDHLKEGIGLRGYGQKDPLIEYKREGFDMFNDMINRVKADAVERVFKIQLVRQPEPVHHHQQHDHAGQHEHHQGQQTQSEQPSQLQQTQVRPPVLNPVPVMRPQRMQLNRGMPPPQASQAHKGDKVGRNDPCTCGSGKKYKKCHGA
- a CDS encoding sensor domain-containing diguanylate cyclase, whose translation is MRDLKQENQKLRRTLKQVQKELAFFINVGRLFTSTLELTKVTEIITENVQKIVPAEAWSLLLMDEKMDELYCSVAKGGYLPGELKDVRLSIGDGIAGIVAKRGKPMIVRDVLSHKNCSKYLRQIKGIVPKDVLCVPIISKKNTIGVLELINRKNGKSFSKSDQDLMMKYADQASMAIERASLYNKMANLAITDDLTKLFNLRYLYRVLDTEVKRCRRYHSTFAIIFLDLDSFKLVNDTHGHLIGSKTLVEVARMLVSSLRDVDIIARYGGDEFVIVLPHTTVEMAYRIAARIQYDINKHPFLTEEGLSLNITASFGVAGYPDHAGDETELLKIADLAMYTAKGMGRNRVVVASDPALK